From a region of the Leptolyngbyaceae cyanobacterium genome:
- a CDS encoding TetR/AcrR family transcriptional regulator — MGFLHRTVQSEDATRTRIIKAAQRLFARQGYDGTTTKDLAMAAGVAEGTLFRHFANKKAILIEVATEGWVEILTDLLTELSEMGSYEAVAQVMRRRMLNLPKNADMMRVCFMEAQFHPDLRERVQSEVIEKMTNVAEAFFETAMEKGIYRRMNPKVVARVFVGMFAIAGFSHDTIMEPQASPQAIKEMAEGIADIFLNGVLAKG, encoded by the coding sequence ATGGGATTTTTACACCGAACTGTTCAGTCAGAGGACGCGACTCGCACTCGCATTATTAAAGCCGCTCAACGGTTGTTTGCTCGCCAAGGTTATGATGGCACGACGACTAAGGATTTGGCGATGGCGGCGGGAGTGGCAGAAGGAACTTTGTTCAGACATTTTGCCAATAAAAAAGCGATTTTAATCGAAGTAGCTACCGAAGGATGGGTAGAAATCCTGACGGACTTGCTGACGGAATTGAGCGAAATGGGTAGCTATGAAGCGGTTGCTCAGGTAATGCGGCGGCGGATGCTGAATTTACCGAAAAATGCCGATATGATGCGGGTTTGCTTTATGGAAGCACAGTTTCATCCAGATTTACGAGAGCGAGTGCAATCGGAAGTAATCGAAAAAATGACCAACGTGGCGGAAGCTTTTTTTGAGACGGCGATGGAGAAAGGTATTTATCGCCGGATGAATCCCAAGGTGGTGGCGCGAGTATTTGTGGGAATGTTTGCGATCGCGGGTTTCAGCCACGATACCATTATGGAGCCACAAGCTTCACCCCAAGCAATCAAGGAAATGGCCGAAGGAATCGCGGATATTTTCCTTAATGGCGTGTTGGCGAAAGGTTAG
- a CDS encoding pitrilysin family protein, with product MNLLVSWLQLALQKKNFLWRQIIITFLCTLMLWYGLTPEIALAATQNSASSSIQPYLDRVIQRISEFRLDNGMKFIVLERHQAPVVSFITYADVGGADEPDGKTGVAHFLEHLAFKGTKRIGTTNYQAEQPLLERLDVLSAQIQAAKATGKEAEVAQLQAEFKEVEARAADLVKQNEYGQIVEQAGGVGLNATTSTDATRYFYSFPSNKLELWMSLESERFLEPVFREFYKEQDVILEERRLRVDNSPIGQMLEAFIDAAYQVHPYRRPVIGYDRDLRTLTRDDVQKFFDTHYVPSKLTMAVVGDVKTQEVKRLAQTYFGRYQAKPAAPVNLPAEPKQTQAREVTLQLPSQPWYLEGYHRPAMNHPDNVIYELISSILSDGRTSRLYKSLVEKQQIALTAQGFNGFPGDKHPSMILFYALTAPGHTVDEVAKALNAEIEQLKTQAVSAQELDRVKTQSRAGLLRSLDSNDGMASLLVEYEVKTGSWRNVFKELQALEAVTAADIQRVAKNTFVPENRTIGRILPKEG from the coding sequence ATGAACTTGCTTGTTAGTTGGCTTCAGTTGGCACTACAAAAGAAAAATTTTTTGTGGCGACAAATAATTATAACCTTTTTGTGTACTCTAATGCTTTGGTACGGATTAACCCCAGAAATAGCATTAGCTGCTACTCAAAACTCTGCCAGTTCATCAATTCAGCCTTATCTCGATCGGGTGATCCAGCGCATCAGCGAGTTTCGCCTGGATAATGGGATGAAATTCATCGTGCTGGAACGACACCAAGCACCCGTAGTTTCTTTTATCACCTATGCTGATGTGGGGGGTGCTGATGAACCGGATGGAAAAACAGGCGTGGCGCACTTTCTAGAACATTTAGCTTTTAAAGGTACTAAACGCATCGGTACTACTAATTACCAAGCAGAACAGCCACTTTTAGAGCGGTTAGATGTTTTATCAGCACAAATTCAAGCAGCGAAAGCGACTGGGAAAGAAGCAGAAGTTGCTCAATTACAAGCTGAATTTAAAGAAGTGGAAGCACGAGCAGCCGATTTAGTCAAGCAAAACGAATACGGTCAAATTGTCGAACAAGCGGGAGGAGTTGGGTTAAATGCAACTACCTCAACCGATGCTACCCGTTATTTTTACAGTTTCCCTTCTAATAAGTTAGAACTGTGGATGTCCTTGGAGTCGGAACGGTTTTTAGAGCCGGTGTTTCGCGAATTTTATAAAGAACAAGATGTCATTTTAGAAGAACGACGGTTACGAGTTGATAACTCTCCCATCGGTCAAATGCTAGAAGCGTTTATCGACGCTGCTTATCAAGTGCATCCTTATCGCCGTCCGGTAATTGGATACGATCGCGATTTGCGAACTTTAACCCGAGATGACGTGCAGAAATTTTTCGATACCCACTACGTTCCCAGTAAGTTAACGATGGCTGTAGTGGGAGATGTGAAGACACAAGAAGTAAAACGATTAGCTCAAACCTATTTCGGTCGATATCAAGCTAAACCCGCCGCACCGGTTAATTTACCAGCCGAACCAAAACAAACTCAAGCACGAGAAGTCACCTTACAACTACCTTCTCAACCTTGGTATTTAGAAGGATATCACCGACCGGCGATGAATCATCCCGATAACGTGATTTACGAGCTAATCAGTAGTATTCTCAGCGATGGACGCACTTCTCGGTTGTATAAATCTTTGGTAGAAAAGCAGCAAATTGCCCTTACCGCTCAAGGGTTTAACGGTTTCCCAGGCGATAAACATCCTTCCATGATCTTGTTTTATGCTTTAACCGCACCCGGTCATACTGTAGATGAAGTGGCGAAGGCGTTAAACGCGGAAATCGAGCAACTGAAAACCCAAGCAGTTTCCGCCCAAGAATTGGATCGGGTAAAAACTCAATCGCGGGCTGGTTTATTACGATCGCTTGACTCTAATGATGGCATGGCATCCTTGTTAGTGGAGTACGAAGTAAAAACTGGTAGCTGGAGAAATGTGTTTAAAGAATTGCAAGCCCTAGAAGCCGTCACTGCTGCCGATATTCAACGAGTAGCTAAAAATACTTTCGTGCCAGAAAATCGTACAATTGGGCGCATTCTGCCCAAAGAAGGCTAG
- a CDS encoding DUF4332 domain-containing protein codes for MSFKRNNYRVIQPCDWPIAQLPGLSHQDVSQLQECGITSTKALIEKAKTPAARLALANQLQIHVQHVNKWLALADLARIPSVGCQYCGLLLHAGVGSVTQLVNIPVHRLHQQILKLQVATMQRRDLCPSVDQVSQWIQQARSILDASIRNSEFRSQNGKN; via the coding sequence ATGTCTTTTAAACGAAACAATTATCGGGTTATACAACCATGTGATTGGCCAATTGCACAACTGCCGGGATTGAGCCATCAGGATGTATCCCAATTACAAGAGTGTGGCATTACCTCTACTAAAGCGCTGATTGAAAAAGCCAAAACACCTGCTGCTAGGCTGGCGCTGGCTAATCAATTACAAATCCACGTTCAGCACGTCAATAAATGGCTTGCTTTAGCGGATCTGGCTCGCATCCCCAGTGTTGGTTGCCAATATTGCGGACTATTATTACACGCGGGAGTCGGTTCTGTAACCCAACTGGTAAATATTCCCGTCCATAGATTGCATCAACAAATACTTAAGTTACAGGTAGCAACTATGCAGCGGCGCGACCTCTGCCCTTCGGTAGACCAAGTATCTCAGTGGATTCAACAAGCGCGATCGATTTTAGACGCAAGCATTCGGAATTCAGAATTCAGGAGTCAGAATGGAAAGAATTAG
- a CDS encoding aminopeptidase P family protein: MMQVTTEMPIALDIASLTASLRNSHSDTLGEAKNLADILRKRRRRLFELIDFPVVLWSGCACSRNYPANKYPFRASSHFLYFAGLPLENAAIRMEAGRLELFMDDPSPEDALWHGTKPSREEIAELIGANTAHPMGELWWRSQGCATIPIQDVMINHQQSGILHRWLYSASSLSWIDWDLAYAIVKLRLQHDAGALAELRKAAACSVDAHKSGMAATKHCKTEAEVRSAMESVITARNMTCAYNSIVTTRGEVLHNQEYHHSLQPGDLLLADVGAETGMGWASDVTRTWPVSGKFSPTQRGIYEAVLAAHDACIAQIRPGVEYRDIHMVGATTLTQGLIDLGILKGDAEELVEEDVHTAFFPHGIGHSIGLDVHDMEDLGDLAGYELGRIRSDRFGLNYLRLDRPLQAGMLVSIEPGFYQIPSILNYPDKREKYQEFINWDRLAEFSDVRGIRIEDDVLVTDTGCEVITRDLPTHPDAIEHFING, encoded by the coding sequence ATGATGCAAGTCACGACCGAGATGCCTATTGCCCTGGACATAGCTTCGCTAACCGCGTCGCTAAGAAATTCTCATTCCGACACGCTTGGTGAAGCCAAAAACTTGGCAGACATACTTCGTAAGCGGCGGAGGCGACTTTTCGAGCTAATTGATTTTCCCGTTGTTCTCTGGTCGGGATGCGCTTGTTCTCGGAATTATCCGGCGAATAAATACCCGTTTCGAGCTAGCAGCCACTTCCTTTATTTTGCGGGACTACCCCTGGAAAATGCGGCGATTCGCATGGAAGCAGGCAGGTTAGAACTGTTCATGGATGACCCAAGTCCGGAAGATGCCCTTTGGCATGGTACAAAGCCCAGTCGAGAAGAAATTGCCGAACTGATCGGGGCTAACACGGCTCATCCGATGGGAGAACTTTGGTGGCGATCGCAAGGTTGTGCTACCATCCCGATTCAGGATGTGATGATCAACCACCAACAGTCTGGCATACTTCATCGGTGGTTGTATTCAGCTAGTTCTTTAAGTTGGATAGATTGGGATTTGGCTTATGCGATCGTCAAATTGCGCTTGCAACACGATGCAGGTGCTTTAGCAGAACTGCGAAAAGCCGCAGCTTGTAGCGTGGACGCCCATAAATCCGGAATGGCGGCAACTAAACATTGCAAAACGGAAGCAGAAGTTCGTTCCGCAATGGAAAGCGTCATCACGGCGCGAAACATGACCTGCGCTTATAACAGTATCGTGACCACTCGCGGGGAAGTTCTCCACAACCAAGAATATCACCATTCCCTGCAACCGGGAGACTTGCTGCTGGCGGATGTGGGCGCTGAAACCGGGATGGGATGGGCATCTGACGTGACGCGCACTTGGCCTGTTTCCGGGAAGTTTTCACCTACCCAAAGGGGTATTTACGAAGCGGTACTAGCAGCCCATGATGCCTGTATCGCTCAGATTCGCCCTGGTGTAGAGTATCGAGATATTCATATGGTGGGGGCAACTACCCTCACTCAAGGGCTGATCGATTTGGGCATCCTGAAAGGCGATGCGGAAGAATTGGTAGAAGAAGACGTTCACACGGCGTTTTTCCCCCACGGGATCGGTCATTCGATCGGTTTGGACGTTCACGATATGGAAGATTTGGGGGATTTAGCCGGGTATGAGTTGGGGCGGATCAGAAGCGATCGCTTTGGCTTAAATTACCTGCGCTTGGATCGACCTTTGCAAGCGGGTATGCTGGTATCGATCGAACCTGGTTTCTATCAAATACCCTCAATTTTGAATTACCCGGATAAACGAGAAAAATATCAAGAATTCATCAACTGGGATCGCTTGGCAGAATTCTCTGATGTACGGGGAATTCGCATTGAGGATGACGTGCTAGTGACAGATACAGGTTGTGAGGTAATCACGAGAGATTTACCAACTCACCCAGATGCGATCGAGCATTTCATCAATGGGTAA